ATGGAGAGATCCAACTAGAATGTAAATGTTTAAGTCAATaagaaatttaaagaaataatgaGTAAAAAGATTTAAATAAATACTCTTTTGATATTTACGTGTaattataaacttttaaaaacttttagaatttaatttaaggattaaaaatatatttcatggCATCATTTACATTATATAACTAATAAGTACCATATTTAGGTTTAAGTCCAATACTTAaccaaaatcattaaatattaaattactatattaaaaatttactcTAAACTATATTATCAATAACTTTAGTTAGTAattgataaaatttattatattagttCAACAATGttgaattttattaaaattaaataataataaaattatatacatttCAAAACTTAGCctgattttataatttaattcttaaaataaagttttttttcccACGAGGATTTGTTTTAGCGTGAGAAAAAAATAGTGAGATTAATGGTGGATTAGGAGTTGGGGGGGAATATTTTATCCACGGTTGTTGGTTATTTAAAGAGTTGCGACGAAAACGTTCGTCTCCAACGTAAATGCGATGGGGGCTACCCACGTGatttttctgcattcaagaatcTTTTAATGAAGCCTACTCAGATGCGTTATCATTTATTaagtattttatatatttttaaataatcgaTCCATTGTTAAAGCCAATACTAACTTGcgataaaaagaaataaagaaaaggtaaatgaatgaaaataagctagaaataaaattaaaataattagttgattttTAGTactattgtatttatttatgacATATTCaccttttttttacttattttcttttctctcttttatatatatatatatatatatatatatatatatttttttaaaaaaagttaagccATGCTCACAGTACAAGTGCATGTGAAAAAAGAAAAGGTGTATAGATTAAAAATTTGGGTGTGTATATAGGAAAAATAATATGTGTGATAAATGATGTAATGGATAATGAAGAAATAAATGATTAATCAAACCGATagaaagataaatataaaaagttataatataaatatcttTTTCTCAATCTTAAGTCtcgattgatttcttcttccccTAAGATTTAATTTAGATTTGGAAttagattttaatttgattagGAATTGTAAATCCTAAATTCTAAAGCGTAAAAATTGATTATTAGGTGTCGTGTTGTACTTGAAGTTGGGTTTGGAATTGGAATTTGATTCAAATTGGATTTAGCATGGATTTAgcattgaaatttattttagaattgaaaTTGATAAACATGTGCTCATATTCttgattgaaataaatttttttttatcagcaataaaataaataaataaatagggaccacttcaggggtggtccaactATTATACATAAATACCTGACAATAACTCCTATTAGAACGTCTGTCTACCAGTTTGTCAAATGGGCTACCAGACCAACTCTACCCAACATTACATAATCAACCTCATACAGTCCAAAAGATTTAAAACCCAACTAGAATACGGGAAATAAGAAAAACGAGATTTCGCATGAATCCAAGACCATACCTTAACTTGCACTAAAGCGAACACCTCAAACACATATGCCACTCCACTATTAAAGATGACCGAGTTCCTAACATTCCAAATTTCGCTCACAATACCAACCCAAATTGAACCCTAAACATCGTTAACCGAAACAGAAGCTTGACTCATCCTAAATTGTGCAAAATTTGACTTAGAGTCCTTGTGAAAAACAAACGACACTCCAAATCACTCAAAGCacaaattctttaaaaaaaattctttatttattttctctaaGTGGCCTGCATCGATGTAAACTAcactcaaaacaaaaattaattatattgtcCAGTACTGAGTAAATCAAAGctatcattttaaattatttatatttttcaatttataacgTGGATCATACTGCgataaactaatatatattaatgaacATTTCTTTAAGAAACTATCTTATAGAAGAACACACAAGAAAAGCAAAATcaagtaattttatattttagaatcgTTAAGGATCCTTTTAGAATGAAATCTGTTTTAGGTTTACCCTACAAGAATGATTGTTGAATCGAATTCAAAAcctttgattattatttttcactAGTTAAGCAACCATTAGTCAACAAAACCTAGTTGACCCTTTAATTGCTTGCTACATAATAAAGACATATGAATGTAACGTGCATTAGTTATACTATCTATCATCCTTtagcataaaaaaaaagtagcaTTTAAAGATCCTTTCGTATTCGATTCATCTCAATCTGCAAGTTTTGCCAACTGCTGAGCCAATTCTATACGTgagaaatttaataataaatagttGCTTAAAATcatatgataatattttataaataaataacagtgtaaaattatatttaagtgAGTGCATGACAtctttttataaacaaaaaaatattttgaatttgtttgtGCATACCTTTGATATTAAAGTAAAATGTTGAATAAAACAAGTGATACTTTGAACTAGTTTGGATGAGTGAACCCCATTTGCAGTTAGATTTATCTTACCCCGGATGGTATAGTACAGACAGAAAGTGACGGTGATGAAGGGTCTATTTTTGATagacaaaacagaaaaaatgaaGGACAATGGAAGTGGGAAAGCATTGATTATGCATATGCAGAGAAAATATTGTGAATCAGCTTGTAGCGTGTAGTGTTGGAATTGGTATGTGCCCATACTCTCTAACTGTTTCCTCACACAGTATGAACCACACACATTGCCTCACAGACACTGCACATCACAACTTCTGATTCAAGATGCTAGAGGATATAGAAAACTAGACAAGTTCTCATGATTCTCTAAAAAAAACAGAACAAGAAACCTATATGTAATTATGGCTTCTAGCAAAACAGTTTTCCTAAGCCAGAAATAACTACAgaacaaaattattttgattctcttttgaaacaattaTTTCAATATCCCACTTACAACACAGATCTTGCCCCAAGTCctttatacaaattttgtaaTTGTAGTCTGGGTATTTTTAGATTGGAGGTTTTCATTGAcattaatgtatttttagagtgacattaaacattaagtaatttataatatatttgagATTACTGGATTTGGAATATATGAATACATGGCCTACAATGTGTGGAATTGATGGCCTGCTAGAATGTTTGATGTTTGGAATTGAtggtttattatttatatattgtttggAATGTGTAGGTATAGGGGAATTCGACTCACACTATGGTTGCGGCCAATATTTGTCTATTATCAATGAAATATCTGTCGGTAAATTCACACATGTCGATCACACACAACATTTATCCATAGATGCATTCCTCAATAATTACGATAGATATATCCatcaataaatttattcaacAAGCTAATTATTATAACCATAGTAAAcagttttaataataatattatacaaAATTTTCATGTTCAAATAACTATAACTTACGTATAAGGAATGAATGTTCTGTTTAAGATTAGCTTCCAACAACACCTTCAATATGAGTATCAACATTTCaatatcaaaaacaaaaaaaaattaaaaaaacagaaaacaataaaataaaataaaaaatcagacTTGgagacaaaaacaaaacaagatGAAACCCACTGCAACTCTCTAACTCATGGTAGGAAACTTTTTGAGCTGCAAATTAGAGAAATCCAGAAAGAATAAAGTAGGAACTACAATGATGAAGTAGGAAAGGACTGAGAAGCTGAccacaaaagaaaagaaactcaCAATGGAGGAGAAGTAGAAAACAGTGAGAGAGTTAGAAATTCCAAGGAATTTGGAAAAAAAAGATATAGAACTCGTTCTTAATTAGCTTTGACCTAGTAGACGCATATCTAGTGTTAGCCTAGCACATGCATGTAATTTGCATACACCTATTCTATATTCTCTTTTTAActaaaatctattttaattataatttaataatatcatcaataataataataattatactaattataataatattaaaaaatataattattataaatagcaataataataattaataataataataatagcaaTATTGATAATACtactactaataatattattattagtaatagttataatattaatatatcattaatactattaatattatcaataataataactatattattattataataatattgatacaaaatataattattacaaaatataattattacaaaaaataataaaagtaaaaataatattaatatggattataataataataacaatagtattaatattattaattataatcataatataaataataataattatattaattataataatattcagaaaaaaattaattattataaataattataattatattattattattatcagtaatattaatattgataatataaataataatagtatcattattaatacaaataataatattagtatcaattatcattaataataattatattaattattataatattcagAAAaggtattattattaaaaataatggtaataatatttttattattaatattattaataataataatattgataatactaataataaaattatcattattaatattaatattagcaataatattgatattaattccaataatattaaaagaatatataattattataaaaaataatattaataataataatgatgatgataatacTATGAATTTTATGATTTAGAATATAAGATAAGTTCTTCTGTATAATTCGATAATATTATCATTTGTTTAATTCAAAGACTTCAAAAATTTGTACaacctagaaaaaaaaaactttcaaaactaCTATCAAACTACATTAATGATAATATACTTtgcaataaaatataaaacctACTCAACATATCATAATTTAACACCTACAAAACATTCACATCACCAACGAACAATTAAGGTTTGTGaaatagaaaagacaaaatacttatttattaaaaaataaagggtgcataaaaaataataggttGCAGGAAATAAAAGTTCTTTAAGATGAAGACAGAACTAAATTACAAATAATAGAGTGGGCCAAATAGTACGAATAGGATTCAAGGAAAgcttttcttcctacacccctaTAATTTTTAACTCCAGCTCtaaaacttttaaatttgtAGTTTCTAAAAGTGACTTCCATATTACATGCTCTGAAACATTATAAAACAGACTTTATATAATTTCCAAATCATTATTTGAGGAATAACTGGAAAAACATTTCTACAATAAGATttataaaacaagttttcaagaACACAGAAACTACATTCTAAAACAAGTTTTCTATAACATTATTTTTGGAACAACCTCCctgaaaaaaattatgataccATCTACAACATAGTTTTAGAACAAACTTTCCACCAcgtaaataatatttaacaaaacGAATTTTTTAGAACAACTTACTCTCTGTCTTATTCTTTCTTTCTAAGAGTGTAACACGATAAATAATGGAAATATATGCACTGAAAAAAGTGACAACAACGATGATGTCAAAATCACGATGAATGAGATAtgatattttaatcttttttctctttaaatGTAGTGTGGTTAATAATTATGGAGTTGCAAAATACATTATCTCCCAAAGAAAGAATTTTGAAAGTGGTCTCCAAATGCAACACACATATTGACTTCAATAACAAAAGATTTCACATGTATTCATCCTTTCCAATATTTCACATGTAAataaccctaagcggtatccacctcgataaacggatCCAATAAGGTAgacccattaaaataatataaataacacgcatctcaaggagtaaggtatgtcatttattactgttcacctacctgagaactgaccacccgctttattgacttgagcgtcggagtgccttcgcaggtacccccaccatccggtgatTTGCCTGAAGACCGAGTGCCGAGTACCGAAGGATAAGCAGGAGGATGAGAAGAATCACAGTTCATCACCTAGTCACCTGCCCGAccaaaggaaggagaagaagacttcaatagttctctaggtcccatctccccagtaagaacatatatatatatatatatatatatatatatatttctcataACTACTTAATATTGATGCAACATGTTAAATTATCAATATTGATTCCTCAAGcataaaatttataagaaaatttcCTAAACATTCATTCCTCAACTATCTAGCAAATTAATCAACATTAATATTAGATGTTGTAAAACAATCAATATGTTCAAATTTATTACTAAGATTATAATATATCGAGTATTTTCGTTTAGGTCATATTCTTAGAAATACTTTACAATTAAATCTAAGAATTCAAACTTACGAATCTATTGATCAGATAAATTCTAGaaataaacacaaaataaaaataccaATAACAAGTAAAAACAAAGGACTATATATAAATATCACCAAAATACATTTGAGTTCAAATATATTACATTCAATCTCAAGAAAGAAGTTAGTTACTCATGGTAGTCATTACAAATCACTAAAAGAAACGTTATTACACACGGCAAAAATTTGAAGGTAACAACAAAAAATTGTAGGTAATGTTAGCAGAGGTAATTTACCTACGAATTTTGAGTTCGTGGGTAACATCAGTCCGTAAATAATATCCACCAACAAAATTTTGTGAGTAATACCCACCAACATGATTTTGTAGGTAATACCACCAGCAGAATTTTGTGGATAAATATGTAGGTAATCCTGATCATTAAGCATTTAAATGAATTGCTTTTAAATATTCTATACCTGTATAATCAATATATCCAACACATACAACATATGAATCCAATATATCCAAATTGATCAATCTATTACAAATTTGTATTGAACCTATAAATTCAACAACAATCAAACACTAAACAATACACCTTTAACAAAATAAATCCGcataacataattatataatgtaAGTTAAAGATAACATAAAGCTCCTAATAATTTGTATAATCAGTATCTTGATATTCAAATTTTCCAAGCTATTTTATTGTTGGTTTGATGGATGATGGTCCTTTTCTTGTCCAAATTTTCTTCTTGTTGATGCACCTTTCCTCATCTTCAGGTTTCTAAATAACTTTTGTATATCTAAACGCAAAGTTTATAGTTAAAAATAACATCTTTGTAAATACttgacttaaaaaaaataataagaactGAAAATTCAATTATGAAAATTCAGTGCTAATTATTTATGAGATGATAACTAATAACACAGACACAATTAATAACTAAGTAAAATTATATGATTCCTTAACATATGTATAAGTGTTTGTGACACATTTGCATTGTGGAAATTGCAATCCCAAACGCAAAGCCAAGTTAGAAAGAAAGAAGCCCTGGCGTAACTGTGTGCTTCATTCATGCTAAAGCAACGTTCTTACCATTTGGTGCAAAGTGAAAAAAAGAAACATTAACAGTTTAAGAGAGTGGAGAAGCAAACAGAAACAGAGGAAGAAAGTGCCTTCAGCGAGAGAAACATGAAGAgctttaaaataaaagaaaaacaagaaacacTACGTGGTGAGAGAGAAAACAATGAAAACAAGTTCcttgcaaataaaaaaaaaagtactctTATTTTAATCTAATCTAAggattataattttattattttatttttcttaataaactTTTCTCCTTACGTCATATACTTCTTTTatgcatattttaaaaattaaagcaGATATTAGTTAAATTTTTCTCCTTGTgctctgttttttttataaggtgCTCTGTATTAGTTAACCTCAATAAGTACAAGGGGAGTGGGTTATAGTAACTACCTACTTTCTTGCTATGGGATGAAATTGATGTCTATGTGTTGTATTTTCCCAAGATGGCTTCTAATATTGGATTTGACCTAAGCAAGGAGATTCTCCTAGGTACTTGGAAAATTTACTTAAACTTTCACGTCTATAGGATCTTGCCTCACTTAGTTAGGAGACCAAATGTTTAATCTAAAAGGGTTCTTAAGTCATCACTACTTTACATTCACATAAAGACTAAACAAAATGTACTatagtgatgagaatcaaataaaggaggcttttattaatggaggaagaggacatccaccctcacatttgaagttcttccttctagtcttctcaaaattaaaagaagacataaaataaagatgaggcccaagcccaaagcccaaagagcccaagtccatcccatgaggggcaaggccaagctttgaaatactcttgtatagttttaggaggtgtggttattaaataaaggtgtgtgaaaatgtaaaataaagtcacattgtccatgtgacttaggagagtggtataggtgtagtttttgggaggtgtcatagtagaaaaaggtcacacctcccatgtgacttgtttttggtgggaatttcaaatgagtttatttgaaatttcccacctatttttcagcaccttatgcTATAagtagaggtgcttcctttgtaaaattcagattggaattaatctaagaaaactctactcaaattttgagtgacctttggagagcttttggagccttcttctctagtcttatcttgatggatcaatggagtcctcaagtggcggcatcactttcatctaggagcattccacacttctagtggcgagatcatccatcctccttccatcttcatgagcattctcttctccttcctttcttcttcttcaattgttcatgttgctttgtgttcttgagtttttcagtttcggtttttctattttccagcactatgttctgttttgtttttaattctgttcggttcttatgtttagttgtttaattctgttcggtcattccagctttcattctctttgttgattcaatttgacaatatttggttcatccaaatgagtttgggatttggtgctagtttttggtgagttcttgtcttagaacaatgatccaactctaagaaaagtgcctctatattttccagctcaaggtgattcctaagaatgtcaagaatcttgttctatgtggctattggaatcacatcatataGTGTGAGTTTAATAGATTCTCTTTCCTATTCAAGCCAAAACAATTTAACTAAACTAAAGTTATAAAGTAGTGCAGTGAGAAAAGTGCAACAGAATTATAAGGTGAAAACTCGCAACATGAGAGTGTAGGAGTAAAAATTCAAGTGTGTTCAAAGTTTTCATCATATTAAATATTCTTGGCCTTTGTTTAATATACTTAACTTGCGTACTTGTTATTTGCAGTATGATGGTATTTTAAGATGTCTGTTAGTTCAATTTACTACATTATCCTACAAAAATACAACAAATGAAAGAGAAAGAATGTTTATTGTAAGTTTGCAATAATTGAGGTAGCAAAATCATTGCGCATAGATGCAGGCAAGACCAAGCCTGGAATGAAGGGGTGGAGCTTAACCCTCCAAACTCCTCCTCATAGGGACCTAATTGAAATCTTGTTAAGGGGTTTATTGTTATTATCACAAAAtctaataacaataatattaaaaactaatttataaaataataatattaattaaaatcaaattttaaaataatgataataaatattaattaaaataattttttaaaataatggtaataaatataaagtaaatatattaataataattaaataaatttattgaataatattatcacatagttattattttaattttattttatttgtatcaaatatttaataatattaataataataaaaaatataataaaaataaatatagttatttatataaataaataaatttatataataatattattattaattattaattataaaaaataaaaaataaaataattatttttaaaaatataagaataaatttgtaaaaatataaggaactttgtattttttttaaataattattcaacagggaataatttacaaaattttaactaaattaaatttacacaaaaatacttatatttcattattcaaatatttttaaagacaaacgtaaatttgtaaacttacattttacacatttaaaaataattcaaaataccctcacaaccatcacatcaccacatacttcaataaacttttctcacacatccattctaacatacatcaatccaaacacaccaaATTTTCTCATTTAAGCGAGTCATGCCTCGCTGAAGCGAGAATTATGTTGAAAAATATCCATTGTTTGGATAATTCTCACTTCATGACTACAAAACATATATTTGGATTAAAAAATTCTCAAATTAGGGGTACTTGCTATTTCAAACAACAATTAAGATTAAAAGAAGGGATGAAAAAGTAGGACGGGTCAACCTTTTGAATTCGCCAACCCATACTGGCCCGACCCTCCTAACTCGCCAATCTGGCGAGCCATAGGTGTGGCGGGACGGACTATCCTGCCAACTCGTGCCTTCTTTATTTTTGGCACTTTTAAAGATGAATTTCATGTTTTTGGAATTAAAATTAGAGAAACATTGTTTACCATTACTAGAGGTGTAGTTCAAAGAAAACGGCTTGATGTGAGTATAATTTGTATTTGAAATGAGGAAGGAATAAAAGATTTGTCTGAAGAATCCGATCCACATAATGCTTGACCTTTTCAATATACGTCCTTCTTGAGCGAGGAGAAGAGATTCAATATCTTCCACCGTATAGGGGTCAAGGCGTGAAGTTACTGACGTGATAAATGAATCATATTCATCAGACAACCCATCTACTATGGGTTTGATGTGATCCTTTGTAGAAATTGAGCACCCGACAACAACTAAGTTGTCCACTGTTTTCTTGATTTCAAGAAAGAAAGTAGCTACAAAACGATCTTTCTTGGGAAAGTACTTCGTCGTGACATGAGCATGAAAGGAAGAATATGTTTTTTTAGAACTTTCGCAAAAATGGTTTGTGTTTCTTGATCTGAGCTCTTGTTTGTGATGCATAATGAGTTTGGAGTTTACTCCAAACTTGATGAGAAGAATCCAAGCCAACCATTTTTGTAAGTATAGTGGAAGTCATTGAAGCCAATAGTCATGCAAGGATTGATTGATATTGTCTATCGTAAGTGCTGTATTTGGGATTGATGGAAGAGGTAGAACTACCTTCTATAATAATGAGGTGTGATGGGATGCACGATTCTTCCAAGAAGTGTAAAAGATCCATGATATGTAGAGTTAGGGTGACTTGTTGTCTCCAAACTAAGAAATTATCAATGTCAAGTTTCAAGGATATGGGAGTATGAAAGATATGATGATCAAGGGTCTCaattttgaaagaaattttTTGGAAACTTGTAGCAactaatgatgatgatgataagcCATAATTTACTCTATATACCATATAAGgatgagagagaaaaagaaaaagatataaaaaaaaaaattattcaatgcACCAAAAGGGTaagaatacataaaaaataaaaaataaggtaTTTATAATACCCAAGACTACATAATACCCAATACTACATATATGCAGTTATATGCAGTATAGGTAACAGTGAGATATAAATATCTTTATTACTTTTCTTATTGAGAACAATAAATGTAGAACTACTTTAGATCAGAGCTATAGTAATTAGGTTCTTCTATCACAAACTAATCTTATTCATAGAACACATACACTATTCTATTACAAAGCACTAGCACCCAGTAATTTGGTTAACCCAAAAGTGAGGGCCATGGCTAACCATCCTCCAAGAAGGAACCTTGCATAAGATTTTGTTGTAGGAGTTTTTCCCAGTTGAGCCACCACCCTTCCAAACACCACCAAAGCCAAGCTAGCCACTACCACAATCACAATAATCCTTGTCTTGAAACTTTCTATGAAAGCCGCTGAAAGTAGAGGTATCAATGCACCTATAGAAAAGGATACTGCAGATGCCAAAGTAGCTTTCAGTGGATTAGGAAATGTTCTTTTCTCCATTTCCATCTCCAAGTCTTTTTCCCCTCCCACACTCATCTTCATATCTCTCTTCATTTGACCAACCTCAACCTCATACTGAGTGTACACAGCAACGAACTCTCCTATCGCCATACCACAAGCCCCTGAAACCAATCCTGCAAAACCAGAAAGTAGCATAGCCTTTGCATCCTTTTGAACGGCTCCTACACCCATCATCAATGAAGCAACCGAAACCAACCCATCATTGGCTCCTAAAACTGCTGGACGAAGCCACTGAGCTCTTTCCATATAGTTAATGTTGTCATCATCATCAACAACTTTCTGGGTTTGCTTCTCGTCAATTTTATTTGCTGGACTTGGATGTACTGCTACTGCATGGTTGAGTGACACCAAACCATTGGGTGTAGCAGTAGCCATTTTGGTGTCACAACAACCGAGGAGGGAGACCAAGAAGATGAAAACAAGACCAGAGCAAAGTTGGTGAGAGTTAAAGGCTTTCTAAACAAGGAAAGATAGATAAATAATGAAAGATTTTCATGCTTATGTTGTCTTGCTTGTGCATTCGgccaaacaaaataaaaaagaatacaCTATTTGGATATTTAGAAAGGGCAAAAgtatatataaaacaaatactTAGACAAAATAAATTGACATTTGCAATTGGGAAAAAGAATATTAGGTATGTGATTCTTGTATacctttttattataatttctacCAGATAAATTGTTGAATAATTTACTTAAATGTTTAAAGTAGTAttaaacttgattttttttaagataattaataGGTTTGAGGTTTCGGACTGGTGAAtgaaaaatatacaattaaagGACGATGTCTCATAAAGATTATCAATTaggtttttcaatagaaatTAGAAATAGACTAAGTCAATATaatgtattaataatataattatatataaaaaaattattttagataagttaaaaatatgattataatattttcttacaaGGTTTAACGAATTATTCtctttaaaattaatctttACAATTTAGTTAGGTGTGGTTCATTATCATAAGTAGGTAATAGACTTAATCTATTAAAAAACATGCACCataccaaaaaaaaatttgaaaaatttattaaacctTTTCCttatagaaatatattttaaatcgcAAATAATGCATTTCAAATGTGCTCTGGTCTCCAAATAGATCTATTTGACACTTTTATTTATTAGACACCATTTGgttgaaagaaaattaaatgaaaattaaatattaagcAGAGAATagaaaagaataatttttatttatagaaagTCAAGttcttttctatatttttttttcaattaaaatactCGCAAGTGtattgttatttatattttcttttcttttattcaaaCACATTACTCTCTCTTCCGA
The sequence above is a segment of the Phaseolus vulgaris cultivar G19833 chromosome 2, P. vulgaris v2.0, whole genome shotgun sequence genome. Coding sequences within it:
- the LOC137809742 gene encoding VIT-like transporter 1b, coding for MATATPNGLVSLNHAVAVHPSPANKIDEKQTQKVVDDDDNINYMERAQWLRPAVLGANDGLVSVASLMMGVGAVQKDAKAMLLSGFAGLVSGACGMAIGEFVAVYTQYEVEVGQMKRDMKMSVGGEKDLEMEMEKRTFPNPLKATLASAVSFSIGALIPLLSAAFIESFKTRIIVIVVVASLALVVFGRVVAQLGKTPTTKSYARFLLGGWLAMALTFGLTKLLGASAL